The DNA window attttagaACCGGAGCTATTCGCTTTATAAGATGGGAGCTTAGTATTCAGTGTCTAGGAATACGTCCAAATATAATAATGTCTCTGGGAGCTCTGTGTCTGAGCTGTGCTCTGTTcgtgttcagtgtgaaacagaccTGGGAATTAACTCTGGTCTGAAACtggtttttctcagtgtttacatttgacttcttcatGTTCGGTGTCGTCTTCGTTAAAGTCagaacacgtccaaaccacagactcagcgtttctctttggtacgagctgcaaTCGCTCGGTCCGCCTCCGTGTTCAGGTTCTCCTCCGTGTGGCTGATTGGACGGGGCAgagtcacgtgactacagcgcagtagtgtgggtttaaagggacggtacatgaacacacagtggggacatattTACAGAATTAGCAAAACAAAAGGAACAGAATTAAAAGAATCGATATAAACTGATATAACGGTACGTAAGACTACATTGATAagaatttcttaattttgatttTGATTCATTAACTGCCCAGCGCTGGTTGATCctgtcttcctctctgtctcaggtaagtggacagaggaggaggagaggaggctGGCGGAGGTGGTGCATGAGCTGACGGGCACGGAGGCGGGCGACATGGTCACTCAGGGCGTCTCCTGGGCATCTGTGGCCGACAGGGTGGGCACGCGTTCGGAAAAGCAGTGCCGCTCCAAATGGCTGAATTATCTGAACTGGAAACAGAGCGGAGGCACAGAATGGACCAAAGAGGACGACCTCGGCCTCGTGCGTAGGTCAGTGTGTGGACACGGCCGGTCAGTCCGGTCTGTTCCAGCTGCTGGTCATCAGTTTTcctatgtgtcacacacacacacacacacacacacacacacactgtgtgaccataagtttgtggagtgtgtgcgtgagtgtgtgacagtgatggATGTTGGAAGCCGATGGTaatgtggtagtgtgtgtgtgtgcgtgtgcgtgcagGATAGCTGAGCTGGAGGTGGAAGATGAGAATGAGATTAACTGGGACGTTTTGGCCGAGGGCTGGAGCAGTGTTCGCTCGCCTCAGTGGCTCCGCAGCAAATGGTGGACCATCAAACGACAAGTGTCTAATCACAAAGAGCTTCCCTTTCCTGGTAAGACTTGTCACATCAGAGCCGTTCAGACCCAGCTCCTCTTTCTCCATCAGGTGGAGGATAGTTAAAATGATACTAAATATgatgattggacagactcagacgagggggcggggccattctaaagtctctgcacttgacgtcagatgCGGCGCAGAATCAGAATCTGaatcccgtgttttctgactccggcagtgcacagaaaactgactgggtcttgtttcacagtgtgtgtgttggtggactccagattcacacttgTGAACACGCACCGGACAAGGGatttattcataatatattttaagtttggGCAGCAGTCCGGGCTCCACCCCACCGTCTCAGAGTTTGCTGCTGTGTCTCATGAATTCACTGTTATTCAATTTATTACAAGGGAATATCACACATTTCAAAGGAGTCCTTGTCCTCTTTGaagtgaatgtgtaaaaaacCATACGTgtattctttgtgtgtgtgtgtgtgtgtgtgtgtgtgtgtgtgtgtgtgtgtgtgtagtcttgTTGAAAGGGCTGCTGGATGTCGCAGAGACCCCCTCGTCTACAGTGAacaaggtggtggtggtgggctCTCGCTCGGCCAGTGCCTCGCCCAGTCCGGTAACAGCCCTGCAGATCCCCGTCCAGATCCCAGTGCAGATCACACACGTCTGTGAGTAACGTACTGCACTGCGCAGGGACGGCAACCGGGATCcattcagaacagaatgaaagaatgatttATTAAATGGAGGGAACAGTATATTACAGGACTGGCCCCAAATGTTGAATTCAGTTTTTATAGATTTGGATTTTCAGGGTTCCACCTTTATTCAGGCTTTTCAACATAAAAGTCCTTGTATGAATGATGCCTAAAACAGCCGAAGtattgtgatttattttatcaGTTTTGTACCTCGAATTAGACCTGAGCTCCCCTATGTGGGTCTGGTTAACCCCTGTATACTCTGTGCCCTCAGCGGCGCTGTGTATGTGCGAGAAAGGGAGCGAGGCTAGTGAAAAGCGGGTGTCTAATTTTAAAGCGGGTGTCAGACATGGATTTTCTGAACAACAAAACAACCCTGGAAAATtacggcagatctgactatgacagctttaactaagaggagagaaccagaaggacacacagacacgggagcatcctgaaacactggcatccctccgctccaccgtcaacaaacctgagtgatcgacaccagcgtctcagtttactataatttcctgtgtccatggaccccccgaatctgccgcctttatctatgggggagcattaactaccaaagataaactaaactaaatgaTCTTAGCATTGTTAGCATCTACTTCAACAAAAACctctttatataaaaatataaataatttaaaaatattctttcaaagtcaaacaagtcttggacattaatctacacacaaatggctcctgaaaaatgtttgtttgagggggaagtccttctatttatttacagttagctaagactTCTGATATTATATTTACAAGTGGCCGGGACTAGGGCTAATAACGCTAAGTAATTGGAGTCTGTGATGTGTTTCAGCTTCTTCAGACAGTGTGAGTGGTAGCTCTGAAAGTGGGACGATCACCCTGAACTCTGGGGCTCTGCAAACCTTTGAACTTCTGCCGGTGAGTCTCTGTTTTCTGATTTTGTAGCTCAGGTTAGAGCAGCAGAGATGGTCTCATactgtttaataaaacacattaacGTTAAGAGAGTGTAGTTCTTCCTCTACACGGCCGGTGCCTGTACAGTATAAGTGTCTTTTTAAGTATCACAGGGGTCTTAAAGTGGAGCTGTGTACGTTCACGGTTCGTTCCGTTCTGTTTTCCCACACGGAATATTTTCATAAGAGAGCGGAGGAGAGCGGATGGAATGTTTATCTTTCAGTCCACAtcctcacactcacctgtggtcATGAGGTTTGGAAAGAACAAGGCTTCAGTTAGTTTTCATGCTCCATGTCCGGGAGAAGAACACTTCaaaactcttctgaaggagaatgaggccctaaatataagtccagcagctcctctgatatcactgcagactggtgcagagctgctacagagtggCGCTAGTCACTTGGATCGTTCCGTTTTGTAGGGGCGATTTAACCACTGCACCCTATAATTCAGCTCCAAGGAGAGAGAAGACACTcagaaacaaataagaaatgaaCCTGTGTCTGTTAACCTTTTGTTTTCTCCTCCTTCTGCAGTCCTTTCACTTGCAGCCCACCAGCACTCCTGGGACATATTTACTGCAGACAGGGTCCAATCAGAGCCTGCCCCTCACACTAACAGCCAACCCCACTGTGACACTGACCGCTGCTGCATCGCCGGGCTCTCCAGAACAGATTATCTTACACAGCCtctccgtgagtgtgtgtgtgttcggttCTCTGCATGATACCTGTAGGGTTAGTTATTTTATCGTTTAATTTTGTCTGATTTCTCTCTTGTGGTGATTCTTAGGCGGAGAGTCTGAGTGAGAACGTTACCATGCAGATGTCTCATCCTGGAATCATCATCCAAACTGTGACCTCAGAAGACCTCCCCGACCCCCTCAACCCATCAGAGCTGACCACAGAGCAAGACCTGGCCAATGAGGAGACGGAGACTGCAGAGAGCCCAGATCACTCCAAGCAGGAGGGGGTGTGTGATGAGCCCAGCTCAAAAGCCATGACAGACAAGGTACTACATCAAAAAGAGGCAGATCTGTGACCTTCACTGTGTCTTTAAAACTCCTTCAGCGCGACTCAATCTCCAGCGACCACGGACCGTTCTGCTTCCACAAGCAGTTTTAACCTGTTTCACTACAAatagattaaataaaaaaattcattcattcattcattgtctgtagcccttatccagttcagggcagtggtgggtccggggcctactcagaatcactgggcacaaggcaacacacccctgaggggatgccagtcctttacagagcgacacacacagtcaccctggggaaacccacgcagacacagggagaacacaccacactcctcacagacagtcacctggaggaaacccacgcagacacagagagaacacaccacactcctcacagacagtcatccggaggaaacccacgcagacacagagagaacacaccacactcctcacagacagtcacccggaggaaacccacgcagacacagggagaacacaccacactcctcacagacagtcacctggaggaaacccacgcagacacagggagaacacaccacactcctcacagacagtcatccggaggaaacccacgcagacacagagagaacacaccacactcctcactctgTGCTTACAGAAGACGACCAATGTTTCCAagagtgtttttatttgtttaagtgCTTTTTTATAACAGGATTCGAGTAGATTTTTCCTTccgtgtctgatccagtttGTTCTGCTCACATTGGACCGATACAGACACTGATCATCACTAAATGTCTTTGTTACTTTGTTGCTCCACTCTTCGAAGCTTGGACAAATCTAATCAGGCGAGGGTTGACTAAACCCTACTGGAATGTAATGACTGGTTTAATCACGTGTTTATGGTGAGTTTCAGAGTGAGTTTCTCTAGTTCATGAAAAAGGAAGTGCATCGGATTCGTTGGCGCTG is part of the Hoplias malabaricus isolate fHopMal1 chromosome 4, fHopMal1.hap1, whole genome shotgun sequence genome and encodes:
- the dmtf1 gene encoding cyclin-D-binding Myb-like transcription factor 1, giving the protein MNTDVSGAMTLDSVDSVTFAQDTEGNLILHCAQNDDGGLDSDEDAEPDSKRLRLSKDETEGSPATPSGYSVLTLPISESDESFEVTMTATEMKEELEEQASEEQTENEDLPSPRKSSDVSAVSQAWFTTKEDKDTLVNKGHKWKQGMWSKEEIDILMNNIDSYLKNRGIQDPSEIIFEMSKEERKDFYRSIAWGLNRPLFAVYRRVLRMYDNRNHVGKYTQDEIEKLKELRQKHGNDWATIGAALGRSASSVKDRCRLMKDTCNTGKWTEEEERRLAEVVHELTGTEAGDMVTQGVSWASVADRVGTRSEKQCRSKWLNYLNWKQSGGTEWTKEDDLGLVRRIAELEVEDENEINWDVLAEGWSSVRSPQWLRSKWWTIKRQVSNHKELPFPVLLKGLLDVAETPSSTVNKVVVVGSRSASASPSPVTALQIPVQIPVQITHVSSSDSVSGSSESGTITLNSGALQTFELLPSFHLQPTSTPGTYLLQTGSNQSLPLTLTANPTVTLTAAASPGSPEQIILHSLSAESLSENVTMQMSHPGIIIQTVTSEDLPDPLNPSELTTEQDLANEETETAESPDHSKQEGVCDEPSSKAMTDKAQGPKVKEGSSEMGDGTVLIVPSPSSFIPTSDITTDSVLPVGTLTDPILQNQEESSD